A genomic segment from Epinephelus fuscoguttatus linkage group LG17, E.fuscoguttatus.final_Chr_v1 encodes:
- the LOC125904371 gene encoding free fatty acid receptor 3-like translates to MLNYSLLLSVYILTFLMGVPANILAFCTFCRKVHRKATPIDILLLNLTISDLIFLAFLPFKMKEASDDMAWMLPYALCPFSGFLFYVTIYNSTLLLTAVSVERYLGVAYPLRYSLWRRPRYAMLASIMFWVVTSLNLSIVYIMPYAQWSKGADGDITNGSTASDSAPPPPTCYLNFTEDELEILLPVRLELFLILFCVPFIICCFCYINFILILSRLPNIGRRRRLRAIGLALGTLIVFAVCFGPYNASHVVGFVRKESEEWRNVALLSSTFNACLDPFIFYFSSAAVRSMLSHCRRNIAAKLHILRCGGGPHCLHQRPPKTDKYKEAPQPCEALEK, encoded by the coding sequence ATGCTCAACTACAGCTTGTTGCTTTCTGTCTACATCCTCACCTTTCTGATGGGGGTCCCTGCCAACATCCTGGCATTCTGCACCTTCTGCCGGAAGGTGCACCGCAAGGCAACCCCGATAgacatcctcctcctcaacctCACCATCTCCGACCTCATCTTCCTGGCTTTCCTGCCATTTAAAATGAAGGAGGCCTCTGACGACATGGCCTGGATGCTCCCCTACGCCCTGTGTCCCTTCTCTGGCTTTCTGTTCTACGTCACCATCTACAACAGCACCTTGCTCCTCACAGCTGTGAGCGTGGAGCGTTACCTGGGGGTTGCCTACCCCCTCAGGTATTCCCTTTGGCGCAGGCCACGCTATGCCATGCTGGCTAGCATCATGTTCTGGGTGGTGACTTCTCTGAACCTCAGCATCGTCTACATCATGCCTTACGCCCAATGGAGCAAAGGTGCAGATGGTGACATCACCAATGGCAGCACCGCCAGCGACTCTgccccacctccacccaccTGCTACCTGAATTTCACAGAGGATGAGCTCGAGATCCTGCTGCCAGTCCGCCTGGAGCTCTTCCTTATCCTCTTCTGCGTCCCCTTTATCATCTGCTGCTTCTGCTACATCAATTTCATCCTCATCTTGTCCCGTCTCCCAAACATCGGCAGACGCCGGAGGCTGCGTGCCATCGGTCTGGCGCTTGGCACACTGATAGTATTTGCCGTCTGTTTCGGGCCTTACAATGCCTCCCATGTGGTGGGGTTTGTTCGTAAGGAGAGTGAGGAGTGGAGGAACGTGGCGTTGCTCTCCAGCACCTTCAACGCCTGCCTGGATCCATTTATCTTCTACTTCTCCTCAGCGGCTGTCAGAAGCATGTTAAGTCACTGCCGCAGGAACATCGCTGCAAAGCTACACATCCTGAGGTGTGGTGGGGGTCCTCACTGTCTTCACCAGAGACCCCCCAAGACTGACAAATACAAGGAGGCACCTCAGCCCTGTGAAGCTCTGGAGAAATGA